tttaaaaattacccGAAGCTCATTATTCGTTAAAAGACTACACTTGTCGATTGGcttcaaaatggaaaaagtctgggaaatatgacaaaaaaagtgcaagcaGAAACTTCGATGGTTGTAAAAATTGTAatgatttgtatttttgtaattaTCCGCCCACACTGAAATCATTACTACGGTATTTATTCCTCATTTGTAAtccgaaattccaaaaaaatatacGTCAGTGTCATTAATTTGTTCCTCTAATGTCATCTGAtacatttatttgtattctgaTATTTGGAATAAGAATCGTTTTAGGTGAAATGCATGGTGAACCTCCTCCCGAAAGTATAAAGCCAGAAGCACCGTTCCATTTTGGAGGTAAGAATGGGCTCGATCCTTTACTTCTCGGTTCCGTTGGAATACTACTGTCggcgtgagttttttttttctactgaagaacttttttcctttaaatttagGTTATAAATTTTATCCACACATTTCTTAACCTTAGAATTCATTCTGTCGCTTTTATTTACAGtcttttcttcataatctaccgTTTGATAAAATTACAATGGGATGAAGCAGCTGCTCGTCGACGAACAGAAGCTCTTCTAGCTATGGCAGAAGatgatgaaagagaaaatcgcAGAGAAGCACaaagttcttttctatttACCTTTTCGAGGACTTATTTGTACACGAACATCCAATTTTCTGATCATGatcaccttttttttgcagtggcTGGTGGTCGCCGAAGAAATGTTCGTCGACGAGTGCAGCATGACGCTGATGATTTTGTCAATGAAATGCTCGGTCCTGCAGATCCAGAAGCAGACGGTAAGCTACTATTAACTCAATTGCAACTATTTTGTGCAAGATTTTGCTCGCCTAGTCTCCTGAATTCTATTTATACATTGCTATTTTCTTTAATCTCTAAAGGACCAACACGTTTCAGATTCCGCTGGCGAAGGCGTCGTACCAATGTTCGAAACCGATGAGAAAATCGGTAAAAGGAAAGCAGCGAAGTTGCAAgcaaaagcagaaaagaaagccCAGAGGGAGCAGGTAAGAATATCCATGTTTGAATTGAGCAATTTATTAATGTAATGTATATAATGTGTATTTACAGGAACTCATCGAACGTGAAGAACgcaagagaagagagaaagaaaaagaagagaaacttgAGCAGGAAAGAGAAAGGGAACGCCTTGAAGAGGAAGCGGAACAAGAACGACTAaggaaggagaaagaagaacggGAAAAACGAGAATTAGAGGAGTACCTGGCGGTGAGTTAGTgatcttaatttttattccttctaTGTTCCTCCACCCAAAATTCTAACGACTGTAATATCCAGACAGGCGCAGTTTTTGTCTTTGGCATAAAAATTACTCAGGAGCACCCGTTTTCTGTTAAGGATGACTTATTTTAATAGCTCATTGGGGAAGCTTCGCATATTTTAGTTGTATGGACCAACTGACAATGATCTTTGAGCTAAGAAAGCAGAACTTTCTTAAGGCTTCGCAGCACTAACAGTTTCAATAACATTGGTGGATTTCCACACAAAACAAAGTCCACTTAGTATAAATATTTAGTTAGTGTTTATGTCTAGAACTTTTCTTGGCTAGAGCTAATGTAACAACAAACCAAAATCTCGGCTTAACATGCAAAGAAAATTGACTAACTTTCCACTTCCCTGCAGCTGAAAGAGTCCTTCGCTGTGGAAGAAGAAGGATTCGACCAactcgaagaagaagaatcagCTAACTTGATGAAAGAATTTGTGGATTACGTAAAGAAGAGCAAGGTGATCCTCCGTATATTAAGAAAccctagaagaaaaatctatgaGGGTTTCAGGTCGTTAACATGGATGAGTTAGCCGCTCACTTTGGTCTGAAATCCGATGAAGCTATTTCACGACTACATTATTTTCTCGATAACGGTCTCCTTGAAGGTGTTATGGATGACCGTGGGAAGTTTATATACATCACCGATGAGGAATTGGAAGCTGGTAAGTTCGAACTTTTCCTATAACTTCTAATTTGCCatgtattttcaattttcactaCAGTAGCCAAGTTCATCAATCAAAGAGGAAGGGTCACCATACATGAACTAGCTCAATACAGCAACAAACTTATTCGTTTGGAAGGTGAAGCGTGATCAATATGGGTGTTTTCAGTAGTGTACTTGTTGTAATTATTGTTTCTCTTCTATCTGTTGTTGCTTCTTTTACTTCTTCTGTGATGCCGATTAGTCAGGATACaaagtatttattttctacaaaagatTATTTACCCGAAATACAAGACGGTGTAAAAAGAGGAGGACCCATTTTGATGGGCTAGTTTGGAATTAATCCATTGATGAAATTACGAATGTGATCAGAACTgggaataaaatgaaacataACGCTTTAAAGCCAACAGATATACGGTGTAACAATGAGACCATTTCAATTACAATCTGCGGGTGATAGTGAACTAAGAGTGCGTACCGGGGCTCGCTATTGATGTTGTATCTCTTCGGGACACACTACATATCCAGCGGTCGAGAACCGTCTCTTGCGTTCGACGGAGCTCCAGCATCTCCCTGTGACgccatttcttcttcttgcatAATGCGAAGACATGTGCCTTGCCCAAACCGAGCATCCATGAGAATCTTTTGGATATGCATCTTTGCGATagctttctgaaaaattctcatATTGTTTGCTGCATCACAATTGAGAAGTCCCTTTTTGAGTTGCTTTCAGGTTATCGACAGAACACGACGAAGGCAATTTCGAAACTAGGCCTAAAATCCTAGCCACAATCTAAAAAGTAGCGTCAAAAATGTCCCCCGATTAGAACTGACACCAATCTAGATGGCTTTTCTGACTTGAATGAGACATTTGAATCTGTCTATCTCAATGATCAATCAGTCAGCGGTCTCTGCTAAGCTTCGCCAATCTACGGGGACATCTGATCTAGTCGCTACGTCAGTGATAGAAAAGAAGGTTCAGGATTTTCTACGCCTAGTTGTGGAGACATTTGATCACttaaattgtgaattgaatcgcATACTTAAAGCACTGAAGAAGATGATTTGCCGAAACCTCaaccaataaaatcaattaacaaCTTTTTGTATCGCTTATAAAAAATCAATGCTGACATGAATTGATCGTCTTGCTATAGCTGACATGATCACAAGTGACGCTCTGCGGCATATTCCTGCGTTCCAACAGCTTTAACGCATTGTTCTCATTCTTGTACAATTAGAGAAGTTAAAAACGACTTAAGATAAGGCGATGAAAACGTTTAGACATAATTTCTCTGTGCTGAGGACTGCGTTCCGATTGTTTTTCTAACCGAAGTTCATGGGAATGTTCTATGGAGGTTCTCAAATTAAAAGCAATTTTGTTTTACGGCTTGCTTGTAAACGAGAACATTTACGCTTCTAGTGAGCTGACAACGAATTACTGTTTTCTGCTGCAACCCTTAGTTGGGATGAAATACCTACTACTTTGGGTCTACAGATGAACATTCATCCTTATATAAGCTCAAGGAACTGGCAAATTAAAAGAACCATTCGGTTCTCTCACCTCGTCGTCATTAAGGAGACTTAGGTTCTGGCTGATGAACTGTTGGAACTGAAGATCAGCATCGTACTGACTTTGCTGAAGGTACCCTGAACCAAGCGAAGGAGAGTGGTGTTGAGGTGAAGCTACCACTCGTGTCTGTGGTCGCAGCTGATCACTCATCTAAACATTCGCTGTAGAATAATTGGAGAACACAACAAAAAGTATACGCTTACCGACAACTGCATGTGGCGTGCCTGACTTCCCCGAGGTACAGCCTGATGACCACTGACCATCATAGTGCTGAGTGGCGAATCGCCCAACAACGGTGAGTCTGAATCTGGAAGTGCTTTATTGCTCATTTCATATATTTCTATGGAAGTCAGCGCACATATTACTTTACTAATGCAAGCATTACGAAGATGATACGTGATCCTCTAATATCGAGAAGAAATCATGGCTGTCAAAAATACTTGCCATGCTGTTCGATAACGACGGTGCGCTCGTCTATGCCATCATCGATAATGATATCATCCCCAAGCTGACCGCGAGAACCAGCAGCGGAACTTGATCCACTATTTAAATCAATTGAGGACCCATCATTAGCTATGGAGCCACTGTGCTGAGGGTTTGAAGCGGACGATTTCGACATAACCGCCATTCGTTTTCGCGGTGGACCACTGAAATTAAGGAATGAGTAcagttgaaggaaaaaaagaagtgtgttCAGAAAAAGTAGATCATAGTCAGTTATGAAAACAATTTATACAATGTCAGGAGCACCATATCAAACTGCTATTTGTCTTTTCCTTGATTTATACATTTTAATACAGgttctcaaattttcattcaGAACTGTTCCTCAAACCTATTGCTACAGtggaaaacacaaaatttacTTAAAGAACACTCTCAAATCATTACCCGGAATCCACATCGCCCACACTTACAAGTCTGTACATTTTCTGAGCGCCATTTGTGTAGTACGTGGTAGGGTCGATTATCATAGTCATTGTATCTGAAAATCAGGTGATTTTACGGAGAATCAAAAATAGTTACAAAGTCATTGGAACTCTTAATGGAAATCACGTTCGGGACGGGAATATTCTCCAAAAGTACTCCAATGCTCTCAATGAGATCAATTGTTACTATAATTCAATAGAAAATCTTGGAGATAGAACTACTAGTGGATTCATTAAGCGGACATATTGTCTTAATGTGAGCGATCAAAATGAAGACAATTGGGTTAGAAGTTGAGTCTAAATAAGAGTAAGAGAAAGACCGTTAATGTGCAGTGTGATTCTGATACGTTACTTCATCTGAAGAGAATGCTGGATACCGCATTCATCGTTCTCCACTTCGTCAAAACTGCGCGGTGCGC
This window of the Necator americanus strain Aroian chromosome III, whole genome shotgun sequence genome carries:
- a CDS encoding hypothetical protein (NECATOR_CHRIII.G9627.T1), encoding MHGEPPPESIKPEAPFHFGGKNGLDPLLLGSVGILLSALFFIIYRLIKLQWDEAAARRRTEALLAMAEDDERENRREAQMAGGRRRNVRRRVQHDADDFVNEMLGPADPEADDSAGEGVVPMFETDEKIGKRKAAKLQAKAEKKAQREQELIEREERKRREKEKEEKLEQERERERLEEEAEQERLRKEKEEREKRELEEYLALKESFAVEEEGFDQLEEEESANLMKEFVDYVKKSKVVNMDELAAHFGLKSDEAISRLHYFLDNGLLEGVMDDRGKFIYITDEELEAVAKFINQRGRVTIHELAQYSNKLIRLEGEA